Below is a genomic region from Prolixibacteraceae bacterium.
GGAGACCTTTTTTGTGAAAGCAACAATTCCGGTGAAGTCTTAAAAAGCAGTGACCAAGGGGAAACATGGACAGCGGTATCCACCTCGTTTGAAAGTAATATTCAATTACAATCCACTCCTTCTGTGGATCAAGTATATTTTTCTGTTGATGGAGTGCTCTACTCTACAATGAATTTTATTCAATGGAAGCAAGAAATATTAGAGCCTAAAGTTCAGTGGAATGACTACCTTTTTGTCACGGAAGAGGGAAAGAAGGTATGCTTTAATCATAATGTTACTCTTGTTGCTATGGAATCTCCAATTGGACTATGGCTGGTTGATTCAAATGGTAAGATAAAATATGAGACTCCATATGATCTAGTGCTAGATGCAGATGAAGTTACAGCCAATGAATTTGTTCTTCTACAGAATTCAAAGATGGTACATGTGACAGTAAAATAGTTCCATAGGTTGTAGTGCTTATTTTATATCGTTGTCTATTTCAGTTCCTTTATGAAATGAGCTCTATCTTTAGACTTACTTTGTATATTATTTGCTCACATGTTACATACAAAGATAAAGAGATACTTTCATCCTAAAATGAACTGTTGGTTCCGGATGATAGCACTTACCTAGACCTTGATCAATGGAACTAAAATAAAGAGTTGTTTTAAAAAAAGCGGAAACGAAATCTATCTTTTGTTTCCGCTTTATTTTTACCATATCGTGCAATAATTAAGACAAAGTCGTCAACTATTTGTTGATTATTATAACTTTGTTGGATCAAAAGAAAAAGCAACTCAAAACGATTTTCCTTATGAAGCAGTTTAGAATTTGGCTCGCATTAAGTTTATGCGTTACTTGCCTATGGGGGTGTAGTACCTCTTCGTCAAAGTATGTGTTTAACTCTGGTGCCGTTTATGGAACCTTATACCATATTGTGTATGAGAGTCCTGATGGTGACGATATGCATGAAGAGATCAAAGCCGAAATGCAGCGTTTCGATAACTCCCTATCTACTTTTAATCCTGTATCTACCATATCGAAGATCAATAAGAATGAACCTACCGAACTTGATCCATTCTTCTTGAAATGTTATAACAAAGCTGTTTTGGTTTCAGAAGCTACAGAAGGAGCATTTGATATGACGGTTGCTCCGATGGTTAATGCATGGGGATTTGGTTTTAAGAATAGAGAGAAAGTAACTCCTGAAGTGGTGGATAGCCTCAAATCTATTGTTGGCTATCAGAAAGTACACCTTAAAGAGGGGAAAATTATAAAACAAGATCCTCGTACCATGTTAGATGCAAGTGCTATTGCCAAAGGGTTTTCTGTGGATGTTGTGGCCGAATACCTGAAAAATAAAGGGTGTAAGAACTTCATGGTAGAGATAGGTGGCGAAATAGTGGCACAAGGTGTCAATAGTAAAAATAAAACTTGGGTGATAGGTATCAATAAGCCCAAAGAGGATATGCCATTAGACCATCAAGAACTTCAAGCCACTGTTTCATTAAAAAATTGTGGAATGGCCACTTCTGGTAACTATCGAAATTTTTATGTGGATGGGGGTAAGAAATATGCCCACACAATTGATCCTCGATCAGGATATCCTGTTCAACACTCTCTTTTGAGTTCGAGTGTGATGGCTCCAACATGTATGGAGGCGGATGCTTTTGCCACCTCCTTTATGGTGTTAGGAGTTGAAAAATCGCAGGAGATCGTTTTGGCTAACCCTAAACTAGAGGCATTTTTTATCTATGCTGACGACAAAGGGAATACGAAAATCTGGAGCTCTCCAGGCTTCAAAAAACAGATTAAAGATATTATTGAATAGTAAGCGTATGATAAAATATATTGCATTTGATGCCGATGACACCCTATGGGAGAATGAACCCTATTTCAGAGAAACTGAAACGGCGTTTATTTCGATGTTGGCCCCAAATAGTGACTATAGCGAGACGGAATTAAAAGAACTATTGTATCACTATATCGTGAATAATGTACCACTATATGGTTACGGCACGCGCTCATTAATGTTATCATTAATGGGCTTCTGTAATCAGTATGCCACCAAGCACCTATCTGAAATGATAGAGCAAACCATTGCGCTGGGACATGAACAGCTTAAGAAAAAGGTGGTGCTGTTGGCACAAGTAAAAGAGACTTTACACAAATTGTCTAAGAACTATCAGCTTCTGCTCATTACCAAGGGCGATTTAATGGAACAGAATCGAAAGATCGCTGAAAGTGGTTTGGTCTCATACTTCAAATATATTCGAGTCCTTGAAGAGAAAGATAATGAAAGTTATCAGTCGTTTTTCAATGAGGTGGGTGTGGATGTGAAAGAGCTTGTAATGGTAGGGAACTCCTACAAATCCGATGTGCTACCAGTGGAAGAGATCGGAGGGCATGCCATATTCATCCCCTATAAGTCAACATGGGCTTTCGAACACGCCGATAAGAAAGATTCTGATAGAATCTTTGAAAGAGGAAGTATATCTGAAGTTCCTGTGCTGATTACATCTATCGAACAGCAGAATAGTTGTGTTTCTCCCTCTTTATAAAAGAGGAGAAACACACTCTCTTTCGAGTTGAAATGCATCCTGATGATTCCTTCGATATACCGATCGTATAAACGAAAAAAGGGTATTGAGACGCTGCTTGGTCTGTTCTAAATATTTTTTCGAATAGTAAATATAGTGGTGCTGATTCTGATCCTTATGAACATATGGTGGCTTCGAGAAGGTGCCGTATAACTTTAATTGGGCACGTATGAATTGTTTCCATCTTCTCTGGTCATTCATAATCATAATGCGTTCGTCTTTATTTAAATTCTGAAAAAGAATCTTAAAGTACTCGTTGACCAAATTATTATAAGAGTCTTCGGCATCGTTGATTGCTTTAAGTATCATCACAGCACTAGGTGCTGCCTGCATGTCTTTGCAATATTGACGATTAACCTTGGCCGTATCTGCAGAATACTGAAATTCAATATTCTCTATGGTAAGTTCTCTCTTTTCCGTTCTTTGTGTTTGTGCTTTTATAGTGAAACCTACCATAAAAACACAAATAAAAACAACCCATCGGTGTTGCTTCATAGATGCTAAATTTGTTACTAATGAATGTTTAAGCATCTAAAAATATGAAAACATTATCAAAACATGCCGTACTTCGTGTATAAAATATGTAAAGCAGGCATGTTTCTATTTATAACCTCTTTACGAAAAAGAGAAAAAGGCTTTGATAATATCATTTACCATCTTAGGATTCTCTTTTAATCGTCGGGTTGAATAGGCAAACCAATGCTCTCCAAAAGGAATGTATACCCGCTCTTTCTCTCCCTGTTTGATCAGGTCCATTTTAAGTCCCTCTTTCACACCACATAGACATTGGAACTCATACTGACTCTTGGGTATTTCATGGGCTCTTATCCAGCTTAATGCCTCTTCTACAATCCAACTGTCGTGGGTTGCGATACCTACAAAACCTCCGTGGTTGATAATCGATTTTAATATTCGAATATAGCTGTCTCTTACCTCCTGTTTATCCTGGTAGGCTACCTCCTTCGGTTCGAGATAGATGCCTTTGCAAAGACGGAAATTAAGGCTCTGGTCAGGATATTTTTCCATCAACTCTACCACATCTTTATTTGAACGATAGAGATAGGCCTGGATGACCAAACCAACGTTTTTAGGATATTTTTTTAGGAGGTGTTCGTACAACGCTATCTCCATCGAGGTGTAACTAGAGTCTTCCATATCAATTCGAACAAATCCTGTAGGGTACTTTGCGACCTTTTCAATAATTTTTTCGTAAAGTTTATAACAGGTCTCTTTGTCCATCTTCATACCAAACATAGAGGGTTTGATCGAAATATTGACATCCAAATCGTTTTCTGCCAAGATAGGGATCAATTCCGAATATTGCTCAAAAAAATAGTGAGCCTCATTCATGTTTTGTATCTCCTCCCCGAGTAGATCCACAGTGGTAACAGCACCTTTCTCTCTCTCTTTTCGTGCTGCAATACGGAGACTCTCAAGGTCCTTGCCTGCAATATATTTTTTAGAAAACTTCCACACAAACGACTCCGGAAAATTCGGAAGCAATTTCGCGATTAACGATTGAAACATAGTAAATGAAGTTTTAGGGTTAATATAGGGGAGATTTCCCCCTTTTAAATATAGAAAATGTTCGAATATCCTTATATGATGAATGTCACCTCTTTATATCCATTTAACTGAGCTTTTTATTATGACACTTTATATCCTTTTAGCAAACCATCTATTAAACTCTTTTATATAGACAACTATTGCTCCGGTTTGTGCGTATGTCACCGCAGTCAAGAAGCCCTCTTCTAGCCCCCTTCCCTATACTAAACTTACCCTTAAGTTACCTTTAAGTTACCCTTCCCTTACCTCCACACGACAAAAAGGTAAAGGAACCGTAACTTAAATGTATTGGAACTGTGTCTTTAATATAGGTGAAGTGTAAGTCGTAATGGTATATGATCCTTTGTGATAAAAGTGTGTTAGTGGAATTATTGCTCTTTGACAATCTTTGATGGTGGTTAAAATATGCTCCAATAGCGTATTTTAAGTGATATTCGTCTTTATATATTATTTATTTATGATAAATGGTAAATATGTGTGTGAGATATAAAATAATTGTGTATATATGTGGTTTAAAATCAAATAGTGTTTGTGTTTATGAAAAAATGTTTATTTAGTTTATTGGTCTTGCTATGTCCCATTCTAGGATTTGGGCAAGCAAAATTATGGGATACTTCCCCATATAACTATGAAGGGGAGAATGGTGTTGCCATTACCCGATATCTTGGATCAGATACAGAGGTTGTTTTTCCAGCTGACGTTGAGGGACAGAAAGTTCTTGCAATCATTGGTGTTTTTGAAGATAAACCCGATGAAAATGTAGGTGTATTTGGTCAATATTTCAATATCCCTAATAGAACCATAACACGAATTGATCTTAGTCAATCTACAAACTTAAAAGTGATTACAGATGAAGCATTGGGTCATTGTATCGCTTTAAAAACTGTTGTGTGGAATGATGGCTTAGAAGAGGTCGGATCTGCTGCTTTTTATAAAAGTTCATTGAATGGGATTGTAACTTTACCTTCAAGTGTTAAACGAATCGGAATGCATGCCTTTAGTGATTGTGCCCTGATCAAAGTTATTGAAATTGGCGATCAAATTGAGACAATCAGAAATTTTGCTTTTAGTATGCATGACTCTCCGCAACTTATTATTCATAGTAAGACATTCCCTGATATTGCAGAAAATGCTTTCCGTAAGGCATCACAGCCACGTATTTTTGTGGAGGATGATGTGGTGGCAGCTTATAGAAAGAACGATAAATATAAAAAGCTAAATCCTGTTTTTCGTCGTTTGTCTACTTTTGGTAAGCATGATGGGGATTTGTGGCGAACGAAAAAAGTACAATATAAATTATCAAGATATAACTGGATTGATGGTGTTGAAATTACTTCTTACCATGGAGATGAAACTGTAATAACGATTCCTGCAACTATAGATGGACAGAAAGTAGTAGGTATTTCAGGTAAGTTCGGAGCAGGACCATTGAGTTCAGGAATTTTTGGTCAATCTTCAGCGATACCAAATACAACTGTTACAGCGATTGACTTCTCAGGGGCTGAAAACTTGTATTATATCAATCAACATGCTTTTGCATATTGTCATGGATTGACTTCGATCGAGTTCCCTAAGAGTTTGGTAGAGATTGGTAATTACGCTTTTAAGGGGTGTCTTAACAATGCACAACCTTTGGTGATTCCGGATAATGTTACAACGATTGGTCAAAGTGCTTTTGCTTGGACCCCGTTGCATAATTTAACTATCGGTGCTAAAGTGTCTACTGTAGGTAATTTTGCATTCTCCTCTTCTGGAATAGGTATACTGCATCTTAAAGCACCTAAAGCACCAACTTGTGAGTATAGTTCTTTTGCTTTTGGTGATACTGGGGTTAAAATGACTTTTGAAAATATTTCGTATAGAGAAGTTTATCGAAGTAACTCTCGTTGGGTGACTTATGTATATCTTAATGCATACAAAAAAGTTGCTACCGATGTAGCGCAGGCTGATGTTCAGCATTATCGTTTATGGTCATCGAATGGTCAAGTAGCCGTTCGAAGTACAAAACCGATGGCATCTGTGGCCATGTATGATACGATGGGACGCAAGCTTCAGGAGTCTACAAAAGTTGGATATGAGTGGAGTACCAACTTAGGCTTGGGTACGACAGCTTTGGTTTTGATTCGTTTTGAAGATGGTCAAATAGCTAGAAGTAAAATTGTAGGCAAAGCGAACTAATAAAATAAGGTAAGAGTGTAGGTTGTTGCAACAATTTTAGTTTTAGGTTATTTGTTGTTTGTGTTAAGATTAAATGCGTTGTGACAATCTCAGTAAGGTTTAATATGCTTTCATGGTATATCAAACCTTATTTAATTAATGGGAGTGTGAAGAAGGTTTAAATAAAAACTATTGATTAAAATAGTTAATTGTTTATTACGTAATAAATCTAAGTAATGATAACGTTGGAGAAGATATTAATTTATCTGCTAATTTTGGGAGTGATTTTTCGTGTGGCTGTCGTTAAGTATGGGGTCTTTCTTGAAGGATTTGGACTTGGAGCCTTGGGGGTATTTTATGTTATATGGAGTTTTATTCATTTCAGAGATCATCACTTTAGAAAGGGTGAAATTCAAAATTGTTTATATGATCCTATAACAAAAAAGATGTCAATAATCGCAGGTGTTGGTTTGTTTCTTACCTGTATAGGTACTGCTGAGCATCTACTTTTTGTAACGAGCAGCAATATTGCTGTAGTGATAGGTCTGGTTATTTTATTGGGAGTTATGGCTTCTGAAATAGTCATGCACTATAGGGAAAAGCGTAAATATTTTTCACGTGTCTTTAAGAGAGTATTTTGTTGGATATTGTTTGGTTCATTTGCTTGGTATTCGTCTGGTATTAGATCTGTAGAAATTATCTATAGAAGACATCCTCGATTTGTCAGAGCATATAAAGCTGTTAAGAGAAATCCTAAGGATCAACAACTCATTGAATTGATGAAACGTGAATATCATATTGCTACAGGCGGTTCAAATGATGTTAATTTATAGAACATAAGATCCGTGTTAAATATAATCAATTAAGCTAATTGGTGATTTTGCTTGTGTGGTTTATCTTGGGTATGTTTTCTTGTGTATTTTTAGTTGATAAAATGTTTTAATTCTGTGAAATAATATAAGGAATGTGATATACAAAATCTTATATTTGTAATTAAAGAGCGAATGAAAAACACATTTACTATTTATTTTACGAAACTTATGAATAAGAAGACGAGTAATTCTATTGCACTACTTTTAAGCCTAATCGTTGTATTGGTTTTTAGTGCATGTAACCAAAATAATCAAGAAACGAAAACAGCTTCAGCTCCTGTTAACAATGGAAAGATTGCATTTGTTAGAATGGACTCTTTGGTGGTGAACTACTATCTTGCGAAAGAGATTAATGAGGCATTCCAAGAGACTCAAAAAGGATATAATAAAGAGTTTGGTGCGAAGAAGCAAAAGTTTACTGAAGATGCACAAGCTTTCCAAGCTAAACTACAGCGTGGTGGTTTCTTGACTGAAACAAGTGCGAGAAAAGAGAGAGATCGTATTTTGGCAATGGAGCAAGAGGTGAAGAAGATGGACTATGAACTGTCTGCTAAGCTTCAAAAGATTCAGGCGGAAAATAATCAGCGTGTTCTAGATAGTTTGAATGCTGTATTGGATCGTTTCCAAGATGCTCAACATTATAAGTATATTTTAGATGGTGCTGCTGTATTGCGTACAGAGGGTGGAGACAATATCACATCTGAGATTCTGGATATCCTAAACGGATCGCAGAAGAAGTAATAGAGAGTAGTATTCGATAGATATTTCCAAAAAAGCAAGAGCATTCATGTCTCTTGCTTTTTTTATTAGTTGTAGTTTATGGGATTTGCGGATAAATATTTACAAAAGATTGTCCATAGTGATAATCAAGTTTTTGATTTCAATGGTCTACCTGAAACCCCTCTTGTGGTGATTATTCCAGCTTATGATGAGCCTGAGATAGATCTTTGTATTCGAAGCTTGATGGCTTGTGATCGTCCCGATAATCCTGTGTTGGTTTTGGTGCTTTTTAATTCAGGAGAGATGTCATCGGAGTCGGTTCGACAAGAGAATCGTCGTGGTATGAAACGACTCGATGCGTTGTCGCAAGAGTTAAGCAATGTTTCTTGGTTTTATCTTCGCACTGCTCTGGTGGAGGATGTTCGGAAGAAGAAGGCTGGTGTTGGTTTTGCAAGAAAGACGCTGATGGATCATGCGGTGGGGTTCTTCAATGGAGTGGATCGTTCTGATGGTTTGATCGCTTCGCTGGATGCTGATTGCACTGTTTCGCCCAACTACCTGATGGAACTATCGAAAGTGGCATTGGCGGATCGTAACCTTTTTTATATCCACTATTTTGAGCACCCAATTGACTCTAATAAGGCTCTTCATCGTGGTATTGTCGACTATGAACTGCATCTGCGCTACTATGCAGAGGCACTTAAATCTACGGGGTTTCCTTATGCGTTTCATACTGTAGGGTCTGCTTTTTCTGTGAGAGCAGAGGCTTATGTGAAGCAGGGAGGAATGAACGACCGTAAGGCTGGTGAGGATTTCTATTTTCTGCATAAACTTACACATATTGGAACTCCTAGGCTACTGTCTGGATTGACTGTGTATCCATGTGTTCGTTTGTCTGATAGGGTTCCTTTTGGGACAGGCCCCATGCTGCGTAAATGGAATGACCAAGGCGAAGATCTGAGTGTGAGCTATCCTTTGGTCTCTTTTCGTAAGATCACCACGTTATTTGACCGGGTGGATCATCTGTTTGTTTCTAACGATGTGATGTTGGAGGTGGACCCGGATGTTGCTCAGTTCATGAACAGTCATGGAGACATCGATAAATTGTCGCAGTTGAGACAGAATTGTAGTACAAGTGGTGCTTTTAGAAAGCGATTCTTTCATCTCTTCGATGCATTTTGGGTCTTAAAATGTTTAAATTTTCTGATAGAGCATGGTTTTTGTAAAGATACGACACTTAGTGGGTTGATCTCTTTGGGGTTAGTTGAAGAGAAGGACTCTACCTTAGAAGCACTCCAAATATTGCGAAAGAGAGAGATTCTAGAGAATAAATGAGTATTTTTGCACAAAATAAGGAATTATGATTGTAGTTAAATTAGTACTGATTTCTATTGTGTTGGTAGGAATTTGTGTTGCAGGTTTAGCAACTCAGATACTACTGAAAA
It encodes:
- a CDS encoding HAD family hydrolase, whose translation is MIKYIAFDADDTLWENEPYFRETETAFISMLAPNSDYSETELKELLYHYIVNNVPLYGYGTRSLMLSLMGFCNQYATKHLSEMIEQTIALGHEQLKKKVVLLAQVKETLHKLSKNYQLLLITKGDLMEQNRKIAESGLVSYFKYIRVLEEKDNESYQSFFNEVGVDVKELVMVGNSYKSDVLPVEEIGGHAIFIPYKSTWAFEHADKKDSDRIFERGSISEVPVLITSIEQQNSCVSPSL
- a CDS encoding OmpH family outer membrane protein, which codes for MKNTFTIYFTKLMNKKTSNSIALLLSLIVVLVFSACNQNNQETKTASAPVNNGKIAFVRMDSLVVNYYLAKEINEAFQETQKGYNKEFGAKKQKFTEDAQAFQAKLQRGGFLTETSARKERDRILAMEQEVKKMDYELSAKLQKIQAENNQRVLDSLNAVLDRFQDAQHYKYILDGAAVLRTEGGDNITSEILDILNGSQKK
- a CDS encoding FAD:protein FMN transferase, producing the protein MKQFRIWLALSLCVTCLWGCSTSSSKYVFNSGAVYGTLYHIVYESPDGDDMHEEIKAEMQRFDNSLSTFNPVSTISKINKNEPTELDPFFLKCYNKAVLVSEATEGAFDMTVAPMVNAWGFGFKNREKVTPEVVDSLKSIVGYQKVHLKEGKIIKQDPRTMLDASAIAKGFSVDVVAEYLKNKGCKNFMVEIGGEIVAQGVNSKNKTWVIGINKPKEDMPLDHQELQATVSLKNCGMATSGNYRNFYVDGGKKYAHTIDPRSGYPVQHSLLSSSVMAPTCMEADAFATSFMVLGVEKSQEIVLANPKLEAFFIYADDKGNTKIWSSPGFKKQIKDIIE
- a CDS encoding leucine-rich repeat domain-containing protein, which gives rise to MKKCLFSLLVLLCPILGFGQAKLWDTSPYNYEGENGVAITRYLGSDTEVVFPADVEGQKVLAIIGVFEDKPDENVGVFGQYFNIPNRTITRIDLSQSTNLKVITDEALGHCIALKTVVWNDGLEEVGSAAFYKSSLNGIVTLPSSVKRIGMHAFSDCALIKVIEIGDQIETIRNFAFSMHDSPQLIIHSKTFPDIAENAFRKASQPRIFVEDDVVAAYRKNDKYKKLNPVFRRLSTFGKHDGDLWRTKKVQYKLSRYNWIDGVEITSYHGDETVITIPATIDGQKVVGISGKFGAGPLSSGIFGQSSAIPNTTVTAIDFSGAENLYYINQHAFAYCHGLTSIEFPKSLVEIGNYAFKGCLNNAQPLVIPDNVTTIGQSAFAWTPLHNLTIGAKVSTVGNFAFSSSGIGILHLKAPKAPTCEYSSFAFGDTGVKMTFENISYREVYRSNSRWVTYVYLNAYKKVATDVAQADVQHYRLWSSNGQVAVRSTKPMASVAMYDTMGRKLQESTKVGYEWSTNLGLGTTALVLIRFEDGQIARSKIVGKAN
- a CDS encoding proline dehydrogenase family protein — its product is MFQSLIAKLLPNFPESFVWKFSKKYIAGKDLESLRIAARKEREKGAVTTVDLLGEEIQNMNEAHYFFEQYSELIPILAENDLDVNISIKPSMFGMKMDKETCYKLYEKIIEKVAKYPTGFVRIDMEDSSYTSMEIALYEHLLKKYPKNVGLVIQAYLYRSNKDVVELMEKYPDQSLNFRLCKGIYLEPKEVAYQDKQEVRDSYIRILKSIINHGGFVGIATHDSWIVEEALSWIRAHEIPKSQYEFQCLCGVKEGLKMDLIKQGEKERVYIPFGEHWFAYSTRRLKENPKMVNDIIKAFFSFS